A genome region from Solirubrobacter pauli includes the following:
- a CDS encoding DUF6345 domain-containing protein has product MSSRSWMAVPALAAGVLMFAVPGAFAQERATIYDVVQEGLTADQAKRLDATLGVEGALQPDGSYIYASPEFAKVPQKTVATGKDESGRATTSQALDTDALKRLRPLPDDDVLKRVPIFMDYVGVDGDVVGLKPTVSHTELDLADANGRPTASYKLDTSVSFEQTLGGLPLTGPGAKLRAAYGPDGKLTQLTSANRRLKPGATVAIIAVDEAAKGCAALYGDKVRQDTPTLGYHAPALGSAKQIFPVYTCNPIGGDEQQANLLLPAVKGSAPTATLEAKLGDGSVRGVATATGGTAPYRFKWSSSTTVIERNEGAAVDYVRDARDKLVGEALTLTVTDANGLTSTATASFAGDGSVKGQSIPGGGGFGKLAIGPVDVGVEQTVDEWQCAQDSGFGFRNAMAARGVPTAFQFHGTSAWERDFKKGSAGGTDSSYVDNVDATWYTGHGNPNGFTFKNTTHDDKWIVPGDADWGNGDLEWLQLESCQVLRDTNGSMDQLARWGGAINGLHMMNGFHTNAICVDGGTGRTFAQLLFPQLGLPAFPVRNAWALMAQIKEPSGIRYRSIGNVGAGGVTNIGDYFWGQGPTGPDITKAARTGMWSLSGVS; this is encoded by the coding sequence ATGTCCTCCCGGTCCTGGATGGCCGTGCCCGCGCTCGCCGCGGGCGTCCTGATGTTCGCCGTGCCCGGTGCGTTCGCCCAAGAGCGCGCCACGATCTACGACGTCGTGCAGGAGGGCCTCACGGCCGACCAGGCCAAGCGCCTCGACGCCACGCTCGGCGTCGAGGGCGCGTTGCAGCCCGACGGCAGCTACATCTACGCGAGCCCGGAGTTCGCGAAGGTGCCGCAGAAGACGGTCGCGACCGGCAAGGACGAATCCGGCCGGGCGACGACCTCGCAGGCGCTGGACACGGACGCGCTCAAGCGCCTGCGGCCGCTGCCGGACGACGACGTGCTCAAGCGCGTCCCGATCTTCATGGACTACGTCGGCGTCGACGGCGACGTCGTCGGGCTCAAGCCGACCGTGTCGCACACCGAGCTCGACCTCGCCGACGCCAACGGCCGCCCGACGGCCAGCTACAAGCTCGACACGTCGGTGTCGTTCGAGCAGACGCTCGGCGGCCTGCCGCTCACCGGTCCCGGCGCCAAGCTCCGCGCCGCCTACGGGCCCGACGGCAAGCTCACGCAGCTCACCAGCGCGAACCGGCGGCTCAAGCCGGGCGCGACCGTCGCGATCATCGCCGTCGACGAGGCGGCCAAGGGTTGCGCCGCGCTCTACGGCGACAAGGTCCGCCAGGACACGCCGACGCTTGGCTACCACGCGCCGGCGCTCGGCTCCGCGAAGCAGATCTTCCCCGTCTACACCTGCAACCCGATCGGCGGTGACGAGCAGCAGGCCAACCTGCTCCTGCCCGCCGTCAAGGGCAGCGCGCCGACGGCGACGCTCGAGGCCAAGCTCGGCGACGGCTCCGTGCGCGGCGTCGCGACCGCGACCGGCGGCACCGCGCCGTACCGCTTCAAGTGGTCCTCCTCGACGACCGTGATCGAGCGCAACGAGGGCGCGGCGGTCGACTACGTCCGTGACGCGCGCGACAAGCTCGTCGGCGAGGCGCTGACGCTCACCGTCACCGACGCCAACGGCCTCACGTCGACCGCCACGGCGAGCTTTGCCGGCGACGGCTCGGTCAAGGGCCAGTCGATCCCGGGTGGCGGCGGCTTCGGCAAGCTCGCGATCGGGCCGGTCGACGTCGGCGTCGAGCAGACCGTCGACGAGTGGCAGTGCGCGCAGGACTCGGGCTTCGGGTTCCGCAACGCGATGGCGGCCCGCGGCGTCCCGACCGCGTTCCAGTTCCACGGCACGAGCGCGTGGGAGCGGGACTTCAAGAAGGGCTCCGCCGGCGGCACCGACAGCAGCTACGTCGACAACGTGGACGCCACCTGGTACACCGGCCACGGCAACCCGAACGGCTTCACGTTCAAGAACACGACGCACGACGACAAGTGGATCGTCCCGGGCGACGCCGACTGGGGCAACGGCGACCTCGAGTGGCTGCAGCTCGAGTCCTGCCAGGTGCTGCGTGACACCAACGGCAGCATGGACCAGCTCGCCCGCTGGGGTGGCGCCATCAACGGCCTGCACATGATGAACGGCTTCCACACGAACGCGATCTGCGTCGACGGCGGCACGGGCCGCACGTTCGCCCAGCTGCTGTTCCCGCAGCTCGGCCTGCCGGCCTTCCCGGTGCGCAACGCGTGGGCGCTGATGGCCCAGATCAAGGAGCCGTCCGGCATCCGCTACCGCTCGATCGGCAACGTCGGCGCCGGCGGCGTCACCAACATCGGCGACTACTTCTGGGGCCAGGGCCCGACCGGGCCGGACATCACGAAGGCCGCCCGCACGGGCATGTGGAGCCTCTCCGGCGTCTCGTAG
- a CDS encoding fibronectin type III domain-containing protein, with the protein MRSLAGATLAAITVLAAPAAGAQERVLVDESFSAGTLPAGWTSVLGDWKVSGGRLQATTTSARARIAFGPAAPSDFRVEATVRFVAVADPARWLNVGVDYHAADDYGAVLVARSNTVATNGLELAQAAAKGGAYASSPVGPAPVAIGTGADHRLAIEVHGTQLAVTLDGKPALSATNLRRTGGAFGFVINNSTVQFDDVKVVELAAQPLAPTAPRDVKLSEVADTATITWTAPAQGTISHYEVAAGDGAWQRVDALSHTFTGLPESEQVLRVRAVGGDGLAGPAASVRTMRGAVTVGGYKLQVSGGAWPSGHVQGIAVDPAKRFIYYSFTNLLVKTDFAGNVVGTVGGFTGHLGDLDFDPADGRVYGSLEYKAAKAFYIAIFDVDQIDRVGMSAQSSPIVSTVHLAEVVDDFTADLDGNGVFDGDTANTPDHRYGSSGIDGVAFGPTFGTTGGPQRLTVAYGVYANTSRADNDHQVLLQYDTAGWKRFERPLVESAPHREGPAAPDGKFFVFTGNTTYGVQTLEYDPWLARWFLGVYTGTKPQYPNYGLFAVDATSPPVLSVLRGLSGEQGRLLPLAADGLLDAATGIRGWRQKADVGIQALGDGLYYLATNGTDGGNQTATLTLQAWTGKADDPFAPVTKDHVLPHTAPATVRATVPSVLSLTLDGPATFTPFTPGVERDYTAGTVATVTSSAGDARLSVVDPGHLVNGPFSLASPLVVELARATWAAPVSNDRVAVTFKQHVGADDPLRAGEYTRTVTLTLATTTP; encoded by the coding sequence ATGAGGTCTCTGGCGGGCGCGACGCTCGCCGCCATCACCGTGCTCGCCGCCCCCGCGGCGGGCGCGCAGGAGCGCGTGCTCGTCGACGAGAGCTTCTCCGCGGGCACGCTGCCCGCGGGCTGGACGTCCGTGCTCGGCGACTGGAAGGTCTCAGGCGGTCGCCTGCAGGCGACGACCACCAGCGCGCGGGCGCGGATCGCGTTCGGGCCCGCCGCGCCGTCGGACTTCCGCGTCGAGGCGACGGTGCGCTTCGTGGCGGTCGCGGACCCGGCGCGGTGGCTCAACGTCGGCGTCGACTACCACGCGGCCGACGACTATGGCGCGGTGCTCGTCGCGCGCAGCAACACGGTCGCCACCAACGGGCTGGAGCTCGCGCAGGCCGCGGCCAAGGGCGGCGCCTACGCGTCGAGCCCGGTCGGCCCGGCGCCGGTCGCGATCGGCACTGGCGCGGACCACCGGCTGGCGATCGAGGTCCACGGCACGCAGCTCGCGGTCACGCTCGACGGCAAGCCGGCGCTCAGCGCCACCAACCTGCGCCGGACGGGCGGCGCGTTCGGGTTCGTGATCAACAACTCGACCGTGCAGTTCGACGACGTCAAGGTGGTCGAGCTCGCGGCGCAGCCGCTCGCGCCGACCGCACCGCGGGACGTCAAGCTGAGCGAGGTCGCCGACACCGCCACGATCACGTGGACGGCGCCGGCCCAGGGCACGATCAGCCACTACGAGGTCGCGGCCGGCGACGGGGCGTGGCAGCGCGTGGACGCGCTCAGCCACACGTTCACCGGCTTGCCCGAGAGCGAGCAGGTGCTGCGCGTGCGCGCCGTCGGCGGCGACGGGCTCGCCGGCCCGGCCGCGTCGGTGCGGACCATGCGCGGCGCCGTGACCGTCGGCGGCTACAAGCTGCAGGTGAGCGGCGGCGCCTGGCCGAGCGGGCACGTGCAGGGCATCGCGGTCGACCCGGCCAAGCGGTTCATCTACTACTCGTTCACGAACCTGCTGGTCAAGACGGACTTCGCCGGCAACGTCGTCGGCACCGTCGGTGGCTTCACCGGGCACCTCGGCGACCTCGACTTCGACCCGGCCGACGGGCGCGTGTACGGCTCGCTCGAGTACAAGGCGGCCAAGGCGTTCTACATCGCGATCTTCGACGTCGACCAGATCGACCGGGTCGGGATGAGCGCGCAGAGCTCGCCGATCGTCTCGACGGTGCACCTGGCGGAGGTCGTCGACGACTTCACCGCCGACCTCGACGGCAACGGCGTCTTCGACGGCGACACGGCCAACACGCCTGACCACCGCTACGGCTCGAGCGGCATCGACGGCGTCGCCTTCGGGCCGACGTTCGGCACCACCGGCGGGCCGCAGCGGCTGACCGTCGCCTACGGCGTCTACGCGAACACGTCGCGCGCCGACAACGACCACCAGGTGCTGCTGCAGTACGACACCGCCGGCTGGAAGCGCTTCGAGCGCCCGCTGGTGGAGTCGGCGCCGCACCGCGAAGGCCCCGCCGCGCCCGACGGCAAGTTCTTCGTCTTCACGGGCAACACCACGTACGGCGTCCAGACCCTCGAGTACGACCCGTGGCTCGCGCGCTGGTTCCTCGGCGTCTACACCGGCACCAAGCCGCAGTACCCGAACTACGGCCTGTTCGCGGTGGACGCGACGTCGCCGCCGGTGCTGAGCGTGCTGCGCGGCCTGAGCGGCGAGCAGGGCCGGCTCCTCCCGCTCGCCGCGGACGGCCTGCTCGACGCCGCGACCGGCATCCGCGGCTGGCGCCAGAAGGCGGACGTCGGCATCCAGGCGCTCGGTGACGGGCTCTACTACCTGGCCACGAACGGCACCGACGGCGGCAACCAGACCGCGACGCTGACCCTGCAGGCGTGGACGGGCAAGGCCGACGACCCGTTCGCGCCGGTGACGAAGGACCACGTGCTGCCGCACACCGCGCCCGCGACGGTCCGCGCGACCGTGCCGTCGGTGCTGTCGCTGACGCTCGACGGTCCCGCGACGTTCACGCCCTTCACGCCCGGCGTCGAGCGCGACTACACCGCGGGAACGGTCGCCACGGTCACCTCGTCTGCGGGCGACGCGCGGCTCAGCGTCGTCGACCCCGGCCATCTGGTCAACGGCCCGTTCTCCCTGGCCTCGCCGCTCGTCGTCGAGCTGGCGAGGGCGACGTGGGCGGCGCCGGTCAGCAACGACCGCGTGGCGGTGACGTTCAAGCAGCACGTCGGCGCCGACGATCCGCTGCGCGCCGGCGAGTACACGCGCACGGTCACGCTCACGCTGGCGACCACGACGCCCTGA
- a CDS encoding sensor histidine kinase, whose translation MIEALELDRRLNRAGHAIAYLVVSLPVTLLAWPAVALLVIGAALSVLGIGLPLVVAGATACRTLAKLDRRAANRWLDAQVPRYPGRTRSNGGALRRTLDLLSERGLWRMAAFLTIRPLLALALIAVALAPVAVLAVLLELGVEGIAGSAEVDYIGPWALTTALGVLLLALALPAAALTIATLETLYRVLCVITRAVMIPRTGGSPGPVREMLAESLGDRSISVAYWLPDREKFVDEQGHDVTLPAPGSGRAWTAVERDGRRVAAILHDASLDTSAELVEAAAAASSMALDNERLRADLQARVEELRLSRYRIMEAGDAARRRIERNLHDGAQQQLVALALDLRMLKARLKDDAIDDLSERLASALAELRELARGIHPAVLTDRGLAPAVTSLAERATVPVDVQLDLPEERLPAPVEAAAYFLVAEALTNVARYAEATRAWVEVKLEPEALVVLVADDGVGGVDPSAGGGLRGLDDRVATVGGTLEIDSPIGEGTRLMARLPV comes from the coding sequence GTGATCGAGGCGCTCGAGCTCGACCGGCGGCTCAACCGCGCCGGCCACGCGATCGCCTACCTCGTCGTCAGCCTCCCCGTGACGCTGCTGGCGTGGCCGGCCGTGGCGCTGCTGGTGATCGGCGCGGCGCTCAGCGTGCTCGGGATCGGGCTGCCGCTCGTCGTCGCCGGCGCGACCGCCTGCCGCACGCTCGCCAAGCTCGACCGGCGCGCCGCGAACCGCTGGCTGGACGCGCAGGTGCCGCGCTACCCGGGCCGGACCCGCAGCAACGGCGGCGCGCTGCGGCGGACGCTCGACCTGCTGTCCGAGCGCGGCCTGTGGCGGATGGCCGCGTTCCTGACGATCCGGCCGCTGCTGGCGCTCGCGCTGATCGCCGTCGCGCTCGCGCCCGTCGCCGTGCTGGCCGTCCTGCTGGAGCTCGGGGTGGAGGGGATCGCCGGCTCGGCGGAGGTCGACTACATCGGGCCGTGGGCACTCACGACCGCGCTCGGAGTGCTGCTGCTCGCGCTCGCGCTGCCCGCCGCCGCGCTGACGATCGCGACGCTGGAGACGCTCTACCGCGTCCTCTGCGTGATCACGCGCGCGGTCATGATCCCGCGCACGGGCGGCTCGCCCGGACCGGTGCGCGAGATGCTCGCCGAGTCGCTCGGAGACCGCTCGATCAGCGTCGCCTACTGGCTGCCGGACCGCGAGAAGTTCGTCGACGAGCAGGGCCACGACGTCACGCTGCCCGCGCCGGGCTCTGGCCGCGCGTGGACGGCGGTGGAGCGCGACGGGCGGCGCGTCGCGGCGATCCTGCACGACGCGTCGCTGGACACGTCGGCGGAGCTGGTGGAGGCGGCCGCGGCCGCGTCGTCGATGGCGCTGGACAACGAGCGCCTGCGCGCGGACCTGCAGGCGCGCGTGGAGGAGCTGCGGCTCTCGCGCTACCGGATCATGGAGGCGGGCGACGCCGCGCGCCGGCGGATCGAGCGCAACCTGCACGACGGCGCGCAGCAGCAGCTCGTCGCGCTCGCGCTGGACCTGCGGATGCTCAAGGCGCGCCTCAAGGACGACGCGATCGACGACCTGTCCGAGCGCCTCGCCAGCGCGCTGGCCGAGCTGCGGGAGCTCGCGCGCGGGATCCACCCCGCGGTGCTCACCGACCGCGGCCTCGCCCCGGCGGTCACGTCGCTGGCCGAGCGCGCCACGGTGCCCGTCGACGTCCAGCTCGACCTGCCCGAGGAGCGCCTCCCCGCGCCGGTCGAGGCCGCGGCGTACTTCCTCGTCGCCGAGGCGCTGACCAACGTCGCGCGCTACGCGGAGGCGACGCGCGCGTGGGTCGAGGTCAAGCTCGAGCCGGAGGCGCTCGTCGTGCTCGTGGCCGACGACGGCGTGGGCGGCGTCGACCCGTCCGCGGGCGGCGGCCTGCGCGGGCTCGACGACCGCGTCGCCACCGTCGGCGGCACGCTGGAGATCGACAGCCCGATCGGCGAAGGTACGCGGCTGATGGCGAGGCTCCCGGTTTGA
- a CDS encoding AraC family transcriptional regulator: protein MTQADVLEDVLAVTGVRGVLGARIDAGDDWAWHACEVSTAAFHAVTHGSAWFSVAGGEPFELRAGDVILLPHGTEHALGSDPRVLERTSSMAEDAGAGVYRIGSGATRAHILCAHYEYDTPPFASLPDLVVLRGADELEDTLRLIARELVDPRPATAVILNSMVDVLLVQLLRAWLPTQPSWLGALRDPVVGAAVAKLHADPARDWTTATLARETAVSRATLTRRFASTLGESPGAYLTRWRMDLAARRLRDSDDSLEQVAAAVGYTSVYAFSRAFSRARAVPPGRFRAAARV from the coding sequence ATGACTCAGGCAGACGTGCTCGAAGATGTGCTGGCCGTCACCGGCGTACGCGGCGTGCTCGGCGCGCGGATCGACGCCGGGGACGACTGGGCGTGGCACGCGTGCGAGGTCTCCACCGCCGCGTTCCACGCCGTCACGCACGGCAGCGCGTGGTTCAGCGTCGCGGGCGGCGAGCCGTTCGAGCTGCGCGCCGGCGACGTGATCCTGCTCCCCCACGGCACCGAGCACGCGCTCGGCAGCGACCCGCGGGTGCTGGAGCGGACGTCGTCGATGGCCGAGGACGCCGGCGCGGGCGTCTACCGGATCGGCTCGGGCGCCACGCGCGCCCACATCCTGTGCGCGCACTACGAGTACGACACGCCGCCGTTCGCGTCGCTGCCCGACCTGGTCGTGCTGCGCGGCGCCGACGAGCTGGAGGACACGCTGCGGCTGATCGCGCGCGAGCTCGTCGACCCACGCCCGGCGACCGCCGTGATCCTCAACAGCATGGTCGACGTGCTGCTCGTCCAGCTGCTGCGGGCGTGGCTGCCGACGCAGCCGTCGTGGCTCGGCGCGCTGCGCGACCCGGTGGTCGGCGCGGCCGTCGCCAAGCTCCACGCCGACCCGGCGCGCGACTGGACCACCGCGACCCTGGCCCGCGAGACCGCGGTCTCACGGGCCACCTTGACACGCCGCTTCGCGTCCACGCTCGGAGAGTCACCGGGCGCGTACCTCACGCGCTGGCGGATGGACCTCGCGGCGCGCCGCCTCCGCGACAGCGACGACAGCCTGGAGCAGGTCGCCGCCGCGGTCGGATACACCTCGGTCTACGCGTTCAGCCGCGCGTTCAGCCGCGCCCGCGCGGTCCCGCCGGGGCGGTTCCGCGCGGCCGCGCGGGTCTAG
- a CDS encoding substrate-binding domain-containing protein codes for MRSALLILVAALVLAGCGEPVAEREPTVRVSGTASSSPVPGAPAPDGAVRLAVVTHGPASSKFWAIIRNGVESAARRLDVLVDYQSPDEYSLERMSALIDDAVATKPDGLVVSIPEPGLAPAIRRAVKAGIPVVSINSGSGQFRRLGVLAHVGQEEDRAGLEAGRRLAKAGVRRAICVNQQIGNTGLDLRCSGLEKAMKEAGGTSRVLAITDDDPGTPERIAAAVASDRADGVLTTNSLGGLAAADALAGKPVKIGTFDLGPDVLKAVQAGRIGFAVDQQAFLQGYLPIEMLALRARYGIFPSQGDVVATGPHFVTRGDAAQALELSERSIR; via the coding sequence TTGAGGTCCGCGCTGCTGATCCTGGTGGCGGCGCTCGTGCTCGCCGGTTGCGGCGAGCCCGTGGCCGAGCGCGAGCCGACCGTGCGCGTCTCCGGCACGGCCAGCTCGTCCCCCGTACCGGGCGCGCCCGCCCCGGACGGCGCGGTGCGCCTCGCGGTCGTCACGCACGGCCCCGCGTCCTCGAAGTTCTGGGCGATCATCCGCAACGGCGTCGAGTCGGCCGCGCGGCGCCTGGACGTGCTCGTCGACTACCAGTCGCCGGACGAGTACTCGCTCGAGCGCATGAGCGCCCTGATCGACGACGCGGTCGCGACCAAGCCCGACGGCCTGGTCGTGTCGATCCCCGAGCCCGGACTGGCACCCGCGATCCGCCGGGCCGTGAAGGCCGGCATCCCGGTCGTCTCGATCAACTCCGGCAGCGGGCAGTTCCGGCGCCTCGGCGTGCTCGCGCACGTCGGGCAGGAGGAGGACCGCGCCGGGCTGGAGGCCGGGCGCCGGCTGGCGAAGGCCGGCGTGCGGCGCGCGATCTGCGTCAACCAGCAGATCGGCAACACCGGGCTCGACCTGCGCTGCTCCGGGCTGGAGAAGGCGATGAAGGAGGCCGGCGGCACGTCACGCGTGCTGGCCATCACCGACGACGATCCGGGCACCCCGGAGCGGATCGCCGCCGCGGTCGCGTCCGACCGCGCCGACGGCGTGCTCACCACGAACTCCCTCGGCGGGCTCGCGGCGGCCGACGCGCTCGCCGGCAAGCCGGTCAAGATCGGGACGTTCGACCTCGGGCCGGACGTCCTGAAGGCGGTCCAGGCGGGCCGGATCGGCTTCGCCGTGGACCAGCAGGCGTTCCTGCAGGGCTACCTGCCGATCGAGATGCTCGCCCTGCGCGCTCGCTACGGGATCTTCCCGTCCCAGGGCGACGTGGTCGCGACGGGGCCGCACTTCGTCACCCGCGGTGACGCTGCGCAGGCGCTCGAGCTGAGCGAGCGTTCGATCCGCTAA
- a CDS encoding SDR family oxidoreductase, whose protein sequence is MIAVVTGAGSGIGRAAAQALIADGWTVVAAGRREAPLQETIGDASGLAVPTDVTDPDSVASLFTKTLQAYGRVDLLFNNAGAGLTKPVTEIAYDEWRAVVDVNLTGAFLCAQAAFRAMAEQDPRGGRIINNGSLSAHVPRPQAIAYNATKHAVTGLTKSLALEGRAFDIACGQLDIGNAATEMTARMIGGVLQADGSLAPEPTMDVAHVGRAVAYMASLPLDANVQTMTVMATSMPYIGRG, encoded by the coding sequence ATGATCGCTGTCGTCACGGGTGCCGGATCGGGCATCGGCCGGGCCGCCGCGCAGGCGCTGATCGCGGACGGCTGGACCGTCGTCGCGGCGGGCCGGCGCGAGGCACCGCTGCAGGAGACCATCGGGGACGCGAGCGGGCTCGCCGTCCCCACCGACGTCACGGACCCCGACTCCGTCGCGTCCCTGTTCACGAAGACGCTGCAGGCGTACGGGCGCGTGGACCTGCTGTTCAACAACGCGGGCGCCGGGTTGACCAAGCCCGTCACCGAGATCGCCTACGACGAGTGGCGGGCCGTCGTCGACGTCAACCTCACCGGCGCGTTCCTGTGCGCCCAGGCCGCGTTCCGGGCGATGGCCGAGCAGGACCCGCGCGGCGGCCGGATCATCAACAACGGCTCGCTCTCGGCCCACGTGCCGCGCCCGCAGGCGATCGCCTACAACGCGACCAAGCATGCGGTGACCGGGCTGACGAAGTCGCTCGCGCTCGAAGGCCGCGCGTTCGACATCGCCTGCGGCCAGCTGGACATCGGCAACGCGGCGACGGAGATGACCGCGCGCATGATCGGCGGCGTGTTGCAGGCCGACGGCTCGCTCGCGCCGGAGCCGACGATGGACGTCGCGCACGTGGGCCGCGCGGTGGCCTACATGGCGTCGCTGCCGCTGGACGCGAACGTCCAGACGATGACCGTCATGGCGACCTCGATGCCGTACATCGGTCGCGGCTGA
- a CDS encoding DoxX family protein produces MRFGIAILRAVIGGLFIGHGLQKLKGWFGGFGIEGTGGWMESVGLYPGKHHATAGGVAETAGGALLVAGFATPVASAALTGSMTVATLKVHGQNGVWGQNNGFELPLVMTAALFAITGSGPGSFALDRREWGTAWALGALAAGIGGGYLAIEYSKANTPAETPEAPAEAA; encoded by the coding sequence ATGAGATTCGGCATCGCGATCCTCCGCGCCGTAATCGGGGGGCTCTTCATCGGTCACGGGCTCCAGAAGCTCAAGGGCTGGTTCGGCGGCTTCGGCATCGAAGGCACCGGTGGCTGGATGGAATCGGTCGGGCTGTATCCCGGCAAGCACCACGCCACGGCGGGCGGCGTGGCCGAGACGGCGGGCGGCGCGCTGCTCGTCGCCGGCTTCGCGACGCCGGTCGCGTCGGCCGCGCTCACGGGCTCGATGACCGTCGCCACGCTGAAGGTGCACGGCCAGAACGGCGTCTGGGGTCAGAACAATGGCTTCGAGCTGCCGCTCGTGATGACGGCGGCGCTGTTCGCGATCACCGGCAGCGGGCCGGGCAGCTTCGCGCTGGACCGCCGCGAGTGGGGCACCGCCTGGGCGCTCGGCGCGCTCGCCGCCGGCATCGGTGGCGGCTACCTCGCCATCGAGTACTCCAAGGCGAACACGCCCGCCGAGACCCCGGAGGCACCGGCCGAGGCCGCTTAG
- a CDS encoding DUF4097 family beta strand repeat-containing protein: MGGALALFVASVASTKATQPSFEVVGTVEALTFDVADSDVLVVGGGRRDAVEVQRTERFAFGHEPRIEKRAEGASFGLRARCPVSLLGPCRVSFRVVVPDNVALDIRTTGGNVSLRGYRGSAKVTTGDGRIAIAGYCGNSLDARAGRGTIAVQAACAPPRMSLRTGSGAIRAIMPPGRYDLDAESTSGDEAVRGVTAQPDAPYSVQVLSGSGDVWVEGRS, translated from the coding sequence GTGGGAGGGGCGCTTGCGCTGTTCGTCGCGTCCGTCGCCTCCACGAAGGCGACGCAGCCGTCCTTCGAGGTCGTGGGGACGGTCGAGGCGCTGACGTTCGACGTCGCCGACAGCGACGTCCTGGTCGTCGGCGGCGGCCGTCGGGACGCCGTCGAGGTCCAACGCACCGAGCGCTTCGCGTTCGGCCACGAGCCGCGGATCGAGAAGCGGGCCGAGGGCGCCTCGTTCGGGCTGCGCGCCCGCTGCCCGGTGTCGCTGCTCGGCCCGTGCAGGGTGTCGTTCCGCGTGGTCGTGCCGGACAACGTCGCGCTGGACATCCGCACCACGGGCGGGAACGTGAGCCTGCGCGGCTACCGCGGTTCCGCGAAGGTCACGACCGGCGACGGCCGCATCGCGATCGCGGGCTACTGCGGCAACTCGCTCGACGCCCGCGCGGGCCGCGGCACGATCGCCGTCCAGGCTGCGTGCGCCCCGCCGCGGATGTCCCTGCGGACCGGCAGCGGCGCGATCCGCGCGATCATGCCGCCCGGCCGCTACGACCTCGACGCCGAGAGCACCTCGGGGGACGAGGCCGTCCGCGGCGTCACCGCCCAGCCGGACGCGCCGTACTCGGTCCAGGTGCTGAGCGGCTCGGGCGACGTGTGGGTGGAGGGCCGTTCGTGA
- a CDS encoding SDR family oxidoreductase, giving the protein MNLNGTTALVTGANRGLGRHFAQQLLERGASTVYAAARNPEAIDLPGVVPIQLDITDPESVARAAATATGVEVLINNAGISLHQNFVTGDVDAIRREMETNFFGTLHVIRAFASARAILNVNSRLSWLNYVGANGYAASKAAEWSLTNGVRLELPDALVTGLYLSGTDTDMMAGYDGPLNDPADVVRQALDGIEADATEVIADEDTALTRAELIGAA; this is encoded by the coding sequence ATGAACCTCAACGGCACCACCGCCCTCGTCACGGGCGCCAACCGCGGCCTCGGCCGCCACTTCGCCCAGCAGCTGCTCGAGCGCGGCGCGAGCACCGTCTACGCCGCCGCCCGCAACCCCGAGGCGATCGACCTCCCCGGCGTGGTCCCGATCCAGCTCGACATCACCGACCCCGAGTCGGTCGCGCGCGCCGCCGCGACCGCCACCGGCGTCGAGGTGCTGATCAACAACGCCGGCATCAGCCTGCACCAGAACTTCGTCACCGGCGACGTGGACGCGATCCGGCGCGAGATGGAGACGAACTTCTTCGGCACGCTGCACGTGATCCGCGCGTTCGCGTCGGCGCGGGCGATCCTCAACGTCAACTCGCGCCTGTCCTGGCTCAACTACGTGGGCGCGAACGGCTACGCGGCGTCGAAGGCGGCCGAGTGGAGCCTCACCAACGGCGTCCGGCTCGAGCTGCCCGACGCGCTCGTCACCGGCCTGTACCTGAGCGGAACCGACACGGACATGATGGCCGGCTACGACGGCCCGTTGAACGACCCCGCGGACGTCGTCCGCCAGGCCCTGGACGGGATCGAGGCGGACGCGACGGAGGTGATCGCCGACGAGGACACCGCGCTCACCCGCGCGGAGCTCATCGGGGCTGCGTAG